The Bernardetia sp. ABR2-2B DNA window TATCCAAAATCACACTTGGTGCTTTTCTCAAAACTTCTAAAGCTGATGAACCTGTTGCTGCGATTGTTCCTTCTACATTGAAAACTGTTTTGTCTGCAAAAACTTCTACTAACGGTTTTTGAACTTTTACTTCTACGGCTTCCAAAACGTTATTGGATTTCAAAATCAGCTTTCCTAAATCAAGGCTTTCATTTAAAACTTTAATTTTTTGATTAAATTTATCATAACCAACACTAGAAATAGTAATAAAATAATTGCCTTCCGAAATGCCGACCAAACGAAATTTTCCTTCGTCATCGGCTATGGTAGCTTTAGCAAGTGAAGAGTCAGATTGGTTCATTAGCCCAACGGCTGCAAAAGAAATAGGCTCGTTAGTTTCAGATTCTACAATGCCTTTTATAGAATAGCTTTGTGCAAAACCTGATAAAACTAAAAAGTAAAGAGCGAAAATATAAAAAAGTGATTTCATAATAAATAAGTTAAATGTCGTTTGTGAGGACACAAACAACGGCTGTGTTATTGAAAAATGTATGAAACAAATATCTCATTATGAACACTAAGATGCACTCCGTTTCCGATAAGTGGCACTATAAGCTGTTGAAATTAAATCAATAAAACTGGTTTTGTCATTCGTCGGATTATATGGTAATTCATCAGATTATATTTATTATTTTAAGATGGAAGACTTAGCTTTGATAACTTTTTACAACCGTCAACGAGCTTTTCAGCGTCGTTGAGGAATCAAGATTATTATGATACACCAATTACGTTCAAAAAAAATAGCAGGAATTAGACTTGACGAATTAGCTTTTGTAATTGTTTTCTATATTTTTTCTGGGTATAGCTACTATGTTACGCTATGGCTCAACCGTCCAGCAGAACGTCAGAAGATAGAAGATCTTTTTAATTTCTTAGATTTTTTTGATAGTGGTTTGCTCAATTATGGCATCAAACTTATCCTTACTATACCAATTTGGTGGCTTGTCTTTAGAGGTCTGAAAAAACATCCTCTTTGGCTTCGTCTCTCAGTTCATTTGGTGGCTTTACCTATTTTTGCTTTTACTTTTCGATTTTGCTATTACAAAGCCTGTGATTATTTGGGTTTTTATCACTTACAAGGAAACGGGCAGATTTGGGATATTTATATTCCAGCACTTTTCTATATTTTGCAATTCGGGATTTTTCACGCTTATCATTATTATTCTCAAAACCAAAAGCAACTAAAAGAAGAAGCTATTTTAAAAGAAGCAGCTCTACAAAGTGAACTTTCAGCTTTGAAAGCACAACTGAATCCTCATTTTTTATACAATGCTTTTAATACTATAAATGCAGCTATTCCTCCAGAGCAAGAGAAAACAAGACAATTAATTGCAGAACTTTCAGACCTTTTTCGTTATCAATTAAAAGCCTCTCGTCAAGATTTGGTTACAGTAAGTGAGGAATTAGAATTTGTAAAAAGTTATTTAGCGTTGGAGAAAGCTCGTTTCGAAAATCGTTTGGAAGTGGAAATAAATGTAGATAAAACTGTCTTGAATAAAAAAATTCCTCCAATGATTTTGCAGCCTTTGGTAGAGAATGCAGTGAAACATGGAATATCTCCACTAATAGAAGGTGGAAAAGTTGTAGTTGCTATTTATGAAAAAAATGAGAAATTACATTTTGAAATAAGTGATACAGGAATTGGGATTAAAGAAGAAAAAAACACTGTTTTTGAAAAAGGAGTAGGACTAACAAATACAAAGTTACGATTAGAAAAAATGTATAATTCTGAATTAATTGTGGAAGATAATTACCCGAAAGGACTGATAGTTAAATTCGAATTGTAATTTAGTAGATAAAAGGCTCGCTTTTCACAAATTCAATATTTATAAAAATGAACGAATTAAAAAAAGTAGCTGTCATAGACGATGAGGCAGCAGGAAGAAAATTGATAAAAGAGTATTTAGAGAATTATGAAAATTTCTTTGTTGTAGCAGAAGCAAACAATGGCGTTGATGCTGTAAAAGTTATTAATGAATTTAAACCAGATTTGATTTTTTTGGATATTCAAATGCCTGCACTTACTGGCTTTGAAGTATTGCAGCATTTGGAAGAGTTACCAAAAATCATTTTTTCTACGGCTTATGATGAGTATGCCATGCAAGCCTTTGAAGTCAATGCGATTGATTATTTATTGAAACCATATACAGCAAGGCGCTTTGAAGCTGCAATGAATAAGCTCAATTTTTTTCAACCTCAAACGGCTCTTCAACCTCTGACAGAAAATCTGATGATGGAACAAAACTCCTATCCCAAACGCATTTTAGTTCAGCATAATAAAAAACTCATCAATATTTCTACAAAAGAAATCATTTGGATAGAAGCCTACGGAGATTATGCAAAACTTGTAACTGATGAAGGAATTTTTGTAAGCAACTTTGGAATAGGCGTATTAGAACAAAAGCTAAATCCAGAGTTTTTTGTGCGTGTGCATCGCTCTTCGATGATAAATATTCATTTTATAAAGGAAGTCAATAAATATACAAATAGTTATGATGTAGTAATGCAGAATAATGATGTAGTGCGTGTAAGTCGTGGATATATGGAAAACTTGAAAAAATTGATGTTTTGAGAAGACACAAAAAAACTCTTCCTAAACAAATAGAAAGAGCTTTTATGAAATTTGCGTCAAAGAAGAAAGTAGTTCTTATTTTCTAACCAAACGCTTCCATGTATCAGTACGACCAAACATTGAAACACCAATATAACCACGTCCATCTACAATATTTGTATTTTTCTTGTCCATAGTCATTTCAAAGCTATAATCAGAACCATTATTTGGGTCATAGATATTTCCATTTTCCCAAACTAAGTCATTTTCATCTCCTACGAACTCTAAGCCTCTCATATTTGTCAGACCTAATATTTTTTGAGAGCGTTTTGATTCGTCTGGGTTATTTACATCTACACGAGGAGTACCGTCGTCATTGTTTTTTTCTTTTAACCATACAATACGTCCATAGTATTTATCTGGGTCTTGCCCTTTTTTCGTTTCTCCTTTAGAAATACGAATTACAGAACGACCATTACTAGGTCTCCAGTCGCCTAACAAAATATCACCAGGGTTATCTGGCATTGGAGCATAATATTCTGCAGCTGTCCAGCTTGTAAGAACAAATAAAGAAGCAAAAAGAGCAATGAATAAGATATGAAGTTTTTTCATAATGAGTTTTAAAGTTTAAAGTGTTGTCTGAATAGGTTTAGTAAAATTGATATGCAAAGTAATAGTTTTAGCTATTTATCTAGTGAAAATCCAAAAACTATGCCTTTTATATAAATGATTATTTTTCAGCCTTTTTTTTAAGTTAATTCTTTATCAATTAAGGACTTACAAAATTGAGACCAATACGAAAATACATAGGTAAACCTAAACTTCCTACTGAAACTTGATTACCATCATTGCTGCCATCATCCTCCAAATCAAAACGGTAAGCAGGAGCAACACCAGCTTGAATATTCAGACGAATAAAACTAGAAAGTGCTTGGTTAAGCATAATACGACCACGAATTTCAGACTTTCTCAATTCATAATTGTTTGTTGCAAAAAGGTCTGGTGCGCTTGGAGAATTTTGAAGAAGGTAACTTTGTCCTTCTAGCTCATAACCAAAGTTGATTGAAGAGAGCGCAGAGAAATTATAACGAATACCACCACGAGCAGGTAAGAGTAATTCCATTCCCCATTTGCTGTTAAATGTTTTGTTCCAAAGGAAAATAGGAATGTGAAGCAAACGACCACCACGATACGTACGAGTAAGACCAACAGCTATATTTTGGTTATCGCTTTTTTTCCATCCATAAAGAAGAGAAGCTGTATATTTCATCTTTCCAAAGTCTGGCTCAACTTCTCCGAAATCATACGTTCCGAAGGTATAATTTCCATTAAGTGAAGTGGCAGCTTGAAAAATAAGAAAATGCTTTTCATCAAGGGGTTTGAAAGCCAAAACACCCAAAGTAGCTGTACGAAGACCGTTATTATTCAAAGAGACGGCTAGAGGGTCTCTAGTATCTACTTGGTCAAAGTTATAACGACTTTCCCAGTACGAAAAAGTAGCATTCAGAATGATATTACTCTTTGAAACTAAAGGAACATTAGCATCTAAACGAATTCCTTGATTCAGACTGATAGGAGAATTATAACTGAAAGTGCTATCGCTATCATCAGGGTTAGTGGACTCTAATTCTGCACCAAACATAAAGTCATAACTCAAGCCTACGAGTGTAGTTGGGTTTAGATTATTTATTTTATTATTACAGTATTGTTTGATAACTGTATCGTCAGCCTCTTCAAAGCCGTCCATATCAAAGTCTAAATCATCATCAGACTCTATAACGTCGCCTGTATCTACTTGTGCATTTGCAAAGAATGAATTACCAAAAAAGCAAAAGCAACAAAAAAAGGCAATAGCAAAAAAACGGTATCTTTTGTTCATGAAATCAAGGTTTTATAAGGTTTGTGTGTAATTTTGTATATACTATAATAATAGGTAAGCAGAAACTAAACTTTAGAATTGACAAGTTTTCAATTCAATCACTAATATATTAACATTTCTTTAAAAAACGAATATTAAGAATGAAATTTTGAAAAAATATAAATCTTTAAAATAAAATTCTAATAATTGTAGTATAAGTTTGTG harbors:
- a CDS encoding histidine kinase, whose amino-acid sequence is MIHQLRSKKIAGIRLDELAFVIVFYIFSGYSYYVTLWLNRPAERQKIEDLFNFLDFFDSGLLNYGIKLILTIPIWWLVFRGLKKHPLWLRLSVHLVALPIFAFTFRFCYYKACDYLGFYHLQGNGQIWDIYIPALFYILQFGIFHAYHYYSQNQKQLKEEAILKEAALQSELSALKAQLNPHFLYNAFNTINAAIPPEQEKTRQLIAELSDLFRYQLKASRQDLVTVSEELEFVKSYLALEKARFENRLEVEINVDKTVLNKKIPPMILQPLVENAVKHGISPLIEGGKVVVAIYEKNEKLHFEISDTGIGIKEEKNTVFEKGVGLTNTKLRLEKMYNSELIVEDNYPKGLIVKFEL
- a CDS encoding DUF2147 domain-containing protein, which produces MKKLHILFIALFASLFVLTSWTAAEYYAPMPDNPGDILLGDWRPSNGRSVIRISKGETKKGQDPDKYYGRIVWLKEKNNDDGTPRVDVNNPDESKRSQKILGLTNMRGLEFVGDENDLVWENGNIYDPNNGSDYSFEMTMDKKNTNIVDGRGYIGVSMFGRTDTWKRLVRK
- a CDS encoding response regulator — translated: MNELKKVAVIDDEAAGRKLIKEYLENYENFFVVAEANNGVDAVKVINEFKPDLIFLDIQMPALTGFEVLQHLEELPKIIFSTAYDEYAMQAFEVNAIDYLLKPYTARRFEAAMNKLNFFQPQTALQPLTENLMMEQNSYPKRILVQHNKKLINISTKEIIWIEAYGDYAKLVTDEGIFVSNFGIGVLEQKLNPEFFVRVHRSSMINIHFIKEVNKYTNSYDVVMQNNDVVRVSRGYMENLKKLMF